A window from Leifsonia shinshuensis encodes these proteins:
- a CDS encoding MBL fold metallo-hydrolase, producing MSKDLRFDVHVAAPTPETGTPPVPHGYPAVASPVSSTLISGENDAVLVDTPWTIEHVRVISDWIAAFNKRLTAIYITHGHADHWRGTAALIERFPEAAVYSTAGTAAYIADEEEHMEERWGRRFPGQVSPGAIEPRIIGPEGLELEGRELLPIELGHTDTDQTTALWVPSIRLAIAGDSVYNHCHQYLNESADGGLESWYRALDIIEALNPRYAVAGHKDVTKPDDGGAVQRTRIYLDTFAELLMQGGCTREEFFDEMMRRFPGYANPKALWRSVVTRVADAA from the coding sequence ATGAGCAAGGACCTTCGCTTCGACGTGCACGTTGCGGCTCCCACACCAGAAACGGGGACCCCTCCCGTGCCGCACGGCTACCCGGCCGTCGCGTCGCCGGTGTCATCAACACTCATCTCCGGCGAAAATGACGCCGTGCTGGTCGACACCCCGTGGACGATCGAGCATGTGCGAGTCATCAGCGACTGGATCGCGGCGTTCAACAAGCGGCTGACGGCGATCTACATCACGCATGGCCACGCCGACCACTGGCGCGGCACGGCGGCTCTAATCGAACGCTTCCCCGAGGCGGCGGTCTACTCAACCGCCGGGACTGCGGCATACATCGCAGACGAGGAGGAGCACATGGAGGAGCGCTGGGGTCGCCGGTTCCCCGGCCAAGTATCACCTGGTGCCATCGAACCCCGAATCATCGGTCCGGAGGGCCTCGAGCTCGAAGGTCGGGAACTGCTACCGATCGAACTCGGGCACACCGACACCGACCAGACGACGGCGCTGTGGGTGCCGTCGATCCGACTTGCCATCGCCGGTGATTCTGTTTACAACCACTGCCATCAGTACCTCAACGAATCGGCTGATGGCGGCCTTGAGTCCTGGTATCGCGCTCTGGACATCATCGAGGCGTTGAATCCCCGCTATGCCGTGGCGGGCCACAAGGACGTGACCAAGCCGGACGACGGCGGGGCGGTCCAGCGGACTCGCATCTACCTCGACACTTTCGCCGAGCTGCTCATGCAGGGCGGCTGTACGCGCGAGGAGTTCTTCGACGAGATGATGCGACGCTTTCCCGGGTACGCGAACCCGAAGGCGCTCTGGCGCAGCGTGGTGACCCGCGTTGCGGACGCCGCGTAG